Part of the Companilactobacillus zhachilii genome is shown below.
ATCAAGACCAACGACTATCGAGTGAATCAATTGCCAATAGTGTCGAGACTTCGCCCGTAGTCGTTCGAAGATTAATGAGTATCCTTCGGGAAAATGGACTAATTGCAACTAAGAAAGGTACAGCTGAACCTAAATTAGCCAAGAACCCACAAGATATAACCTTATTAGATGTTTACTTAGCTACCGAAGGTGAACGACAATTATTCACATTAGATACAAATACCAATCCTGACTGTATTGTCGGAGGCAACATTCAAAAAGTGTTAGGAACATACTATGAGGATGCTAAAATGGCGGCATTACGTAAGTTCAACAGTGTTTCGTTACAGGATATTATTGAAACTATCTTAGTCGAGCAAAAAGCCAAAGAACATAATATTCACTAGAATTTTATTTGTGGAATGCTGTGATATAACTTTTTTACCCTTAGACGTACAACAATTTCCCACTTAGAATAAACAAGACTAGCAATCCGCAACGGATAACTAGTCTTGTTTATTTTTAACTGTACATGTTTTCTGGCACGCTATTTTTGATATTCCTTGGTTAAAAAATCAAATAGTGACGTTGCAGGATGCCCCATTATCGACTGATAGTCAGAACTAATTTCGTTCAACAATCCTTTACCTCCAGCATCATACATTGAAGCTAGCATATGACCTTCATTACCTTGATTATACAATTCAGCAAATTCTTTCAAACTAACTGGTTGATAACCGATTGGAGCATGACTAACTTTACTCAAAACTTCAGCCAATTGTGGCATTGTATAGTTTTGTTCTTGCGTCAAAGTATAAATTTTTCCATCAATCAATAGCGACTTCGTGGCGGCAACTTTGGCAAATACTTTTGAACTATCGGCCAAACTAATAAACGACAAGGCCTGGTCTTTCATAGGATAAATAACATTTTGACGTGCAATCAATTCTGGCAAGTAAGGGACTAACGGATCAGCATATAAGGCATTCTTCACAATTGTATACGGAATTCCACTCGATGCTAAACGTCTTGGCAAATAGCCGTAAAAAGCTGATAAATCAAACGGATTGTTTGCCTGATCAGCAATGAATCCCATCGCCAAAATATGTCCTACCTTTGCCTTTTGAGCCGCCTGAATGACATTCTCCAACTCACTAACACGACTAAAACTGTCATGACTTTTACTAGGGATGTAGATCAAAACATCCTTATCAGTAAATGCCTGAACCAACGTCTCTTCTTTCATAAAGTCGATGGCAGCTACCCCTGCACCTGTTTCAGCGATATGTTTTGCTTTGGAAACAGTGTGGACACCAGCAGTTACAGCTGTACTTGGAACTAATTTGATTAATTCTTTAAAAATCTGACCACCCAAATGACCTGTTGCTCCAGTAATTAAATAATTCATCTTGACTACCTCCTCGTTTGCAAAATAGATGTTACTTCAATAGTTACAAGTAGTCAACTATTTTATTTATCTTTTTCCCCAAATATTTCTTAATAAATAATATAATGGGGGTAAATAGAAGTTGGAGGGATTTTAATGCAAAAAATCATCATTGATCAAGAATTTTGGGATATTTTTCCTGAAGTTGAAATAGCCGTTATGACGGCACATGATGTTGACAATCATAACGATACGAATGTGCCTGATAATTTAATTCAAGATGCCAACGAAATCGCTAAAAAGTGGGTCCCTGACGACCCTATTAGTGCCAACCCAGTAGTTAAAGCCTGGCGTGATGCATACCGCAAATTCAAAACTAAAAAGGGTGCTCGTAACGCTGTCGAAAACTTATTAAAACGTGCCAAAAATAACAAAGGTGTCGGCAATATTAATCCTGTCGTGGACGTTTATAATTCAGTTTCACTTGAATATGCCTTCCCCATTGCAGCAGAAGACCTCGATAAAATTGTTGGCGATGTCCACTTAACTGTTGCTAAAGGTGGCGAAAGTTTTACACCAATTGGTGAAGACGAAGTTGAGGAAGCCCTACCCGGTGAAGTCGTCTATCGCGATGATAAAGATATCATTTCACGGTGCTGGGCTTGGCGTGATAGTGCTCGAGTTGCTGACACTGATGACACAAAGGATCTCCTATTTTATATGGAAAATATTCAACCCGACCGCAAAGACGATCATATTGCAGCCGCTAATGCTTTAAAGAAACGTTTCCATGACTACTTAAATATTGATATCAATGATTTAACCTTTCTAAATAAAGATAATCGTGAATTCGTCTTTTCAAAATAACGCTATTACTTAAAGCAAAATAAACAGACCCAACAATCCGGTTTTGAATTGTTGGGTCTGTTTACGTTTTAAATTTATTTATTACCACTGCTCATGGTTCCACAACCGGCCATCGACTTCACCCTTTAATTGTTCAGAACGTTTATTTTGTTCTAAAACAACTTTTTTCATAGCAACTAAGAAGGCTCGATTCTCGTAAGCGGTCTGTTTCTTAGACATATCAGCAATTTTTTTCTCAAGCCAAAGTCCATTCTCATTATCATCCATACTTACTCATCCTCCCCTTGCTTAATTAAATCAATCGTATTCTTCAACTGTTCCAAATCTTCACGACGTTGAATGAAAGTATTCAAAACCGTTTCACATTCAGTACAATTAGTGTCGTTAAAGTTCTTAAACCGATCCGCAAATTCCTGCTCGAACCATGCTTGACGGTTGCTTAAAGTATCGGGATACTTTTGTGTTAAAAATCTTTGATAATCAATCAACAATTGCATTTGTTGCTGTTCATCCATGTATTGGAATTGTGCAATCGTGAAAGTTGGCAATATTTTCATTTTGGCACGGTCAGCAATTGCAAAATATGGTGCCATTATTTGGTCGATAGTAATATTTTCACTACCACCACGACGAAATTCCTTCAAAGGCATACCGGTACTTACAACGATACCGAATTCCTTATCACTTAAATTATCATCACCATCGCCATAGACAAAATTTCGCGTCAAAACTTCGTCCTCCCAATGTTTCAAACCTTCAGGAGCTGCATACCAATATAGTGGAAACTGAAAAATAATTCGATCATTTTCCCGTAAAAGTACTTGTTCTTGAGCAACATCTAAATCAGATATTTCCTCAACATGATGCCAAGTAACATCTTGCAACTTAGCACCTTGCAATAAAAATTGCTGCGTTTGTGAATTATTAATTTCTGGGTGTGAAACTATTACTAAAGTCTTCAATATTAACATCTCCGATCACTATTAGAATAGCAAAAAAAGCTAAATCTTTAAACCAAACAAAACTGCACAATGATATAATTTAAAGGATAGATTGTTGAAATTGCTGTATTTTAACAGCTTGATATTATAAAAATTACAACTAACCGAGGGGGATAATGACTGTGGAAAAATATTATATTGTTGATAGCTCTATTTTACCTGAATCTTTTGATCGCGTAATTAAGGCACGGAACTTACTTGAAACCAAAAAGGTTCATAACGTTAGTGAAGCGGTCAAAGAGGTTGGTATCAGTCGTGGAACTTATTACAAATATAAAGATTTAGTCTTTTTACCTGATGATGATATGACAGATCGCAAAGCCGTTATTTCTATGATGCTTCATCATGAACAAGGTATTCTTTCAAAAGTTTTAGTTGATATCTCTGAATCTAACGCAAGTATCTTAACCATCAACCAAAATATTCCCATTCATAACATTGCAACGGTTGTTATTTCACTCGACATTAGCCACCTCAATGGCACAATTGACGACTTACTAGATAAATTAAAATTATCTGATTTTGTTGATAATGTCCGATTAATTTCAATCGAATAATATGAAGAGTGTGACAAGGCATGGTCAGCTTTCGACTATTAAAGCAAACAAGACTAGTAATCCGATTTTGGATTGCTAGTCTTGTTTGTTTTTTTAGCGGAAAAAGCTATGCTTTGTCACACGTTTATGCTGCATATTTATAACAAATCGTTATGTCTCAGTCCACTTACTTTTTCGTCGGTCTTCTAGCAAACTGCTTATTTATCAATCGACTAATTTGTTTTTTATAAATGATAAGTATCTTAATTTTTACTTAGGCCATGCTATATACATCGCCAATAAAACATTAGCTGCGCCGATAAAATAAAATAATTTAGCAGCTCCGCTACTTTTTACCCGTCCACCAAAATTGAACAGGCAGAGTCCGAGAATAAAAATCGCTGCTACTAGTAAAAAATTCATGCTGTCACCTATTTTTTCCATTAATTATCTTGCAATTGTTACTTTATAGAAAAAATGTGACGAAATAATGAATTTGTTATGTAATTTAAGGTACTTTTTTAACTAAGGTAGTAGACCGCCTTCAGGAGTAAAGGTTTCATGCTAATTTCTTGTCCACAAAAAATGTTCGATATCATGCAATACTCTCGGATTCCGTCTTGTCAAAGCACTATGCTCAGCTCGTGGACCAGTAAATAATCGGGCTTGATACGATTGTTTAGGTCCCTTAAAAACTCTCCGTAAAGATTTAGCCGATGAGACGGGAACTGCTTTATCAAAATGATCTGCTGGACTTAATTGTCCCATAATATTTAATTCCCGAATATGCAAATTACGGATTGTTGAGTTAGGTTCAACATAGGTATTAAAATCTTTGCTGAGCTGACTTGAATACCGCCAATCATTTCGGCGATAAATATTACGATTCAAAACTTGCATCGGTGCCGCAATATTTACGAGTGAATCAATTTGCGGTTGACCCTTTTTTTGACTGTAATTTTCTAAATAATACATAATGGCATTATTACCCCAAGAGTGGGCTACGGCATTAAAACGCGTTACACCATATTTTTTATGCAAAAACTGTAAAATTGAGTCAATCCATATGGCCGTATGATGATAATCTGACTCATGATTATTTTTGAACAATACTTGAATTTCAGGGTTTTTAGCCGATTTAGGCCAATTATCATATGATAAAACTTTCCCTTTCGGCGTTACAACGATAGTTAAGGTCCTTGTAGCGAAGCCATCGCGCTGTGATTGGTCGATTAAATAATCCATCGAATGAACAGTTCCACCAAATCCATGAAAAAATAATGTTGGCATCTGTCTTTGCTCTGCACTGGCTGATACCTTTTGTTCCGTTCCCAAAGCAATGATAATTGTTGCAAACAATAATATAACCCATTTGATTTTTTTCATAAATTCACCTATTAGCCTAAATACTGTGAGATGCCGCCTCCAGGAGCAACAAAATTAGGTCGCTGTGGGGACCGTCTTGAGCCAAGGTCTCAAGACTCGATTTTGAACTTCGCACAGTACGCGAATTTCAAAAGTCGTCCCGTGGTGTAAGCACTAAAGTGCTAACGCCACCTGCACAGCGACCTAATTTGTTGCTCCTTCCGGCTAGTTTATTAGTTATTTTTTTATTGCACTTGAAATATATGATAGTTACTTTCTTTATGCTTTGAAATACTAGAACATCATAAATTAATATCTATTTCAAAACTTTTAACCTTTGGTTTATTAACAAAGTTTAAAACAATTACCTATTTAGTCAATGAAAAAGACTAGATATTTTTCTCTCGAAATATATCACCCGAGCGAAAAATACTTAGTCTTTTTTGATTGTATTCTAATTTAGATAAAGCCTTTTTATTCAATTCATTAATCAAATCTGAGAAAAAATGAATCAATTATAAGTTTTGGCCTTTTTCCCAAGTTGTCTTAGAAAGATTCAAACCTTTCTTCACAATCTCATCAAATAAAGTATGTGTACGTTTTGAAATTTCTGCGGCTGTCTTCAAATTACTTTCGGTTAAGAAGCCTGAAACATCGTCGTTAAATCCGTCAATTACTTTATCGGTAACTTCTATACGTTGACGAGCATACGATTGACATCCATCTAAATAAGCATGAATCATATCTGAATATTCATGATAATGTGGCTCAATCATGACTGACAATGTCTTCTCCAACCAGTACACGTTGTTGATATCAACGTCATTGGTTGTATTCTTGTAATCTTCAGGTGTATCCGTAATATTCGTATAGAAAGGTACATAAGGACTATAAGCGAAGAGTCCCATGGCTAACCATTGAACGGCGGCATGATTCTCATCAACATCATTTCTAATTTGAAGAATTGATGAAGCTTGGTTACGATCCATAGCAATTGAACGAAATTGAACTTGTTCTTTCTCAGTTCCAGAAGCAAATGTTCCAAATGGATCATACTTTGTACCATTGTAATGTGATGACAAGAAATATTGAACATCTTCAATGGCAATCTTCTTATCAGGCTTTCTCAATAAAGGCATATCTTGAGCAGTTGGTTCTTGTTCAATTTCAGGATTAAACAATTTTTGACCATACCAAGTACGTGGTGTGTTGTAGTACGCGTCGGCCTCACTTTGAGTACCAAAAATTTCACGGAAATTAAAGTGGCCTGGTTGTGGATTCAAATGATGCTTTTCGACAAACTCAACTAAATCTGTAGCAACTAAGAAATTATCTGTATCATTAACATCAACTTCTTGCATCACAGTTTGGTTAGGAACGATTGCATAAGTATCATCTGGCAGACGCATAGCAGCCCAGTGATGACCACCGGCTGTCTCTAGCAACCAAATTTCATCTTTGTCATTGAAAGCAATGCTATTGCATTCTCCAGTACCATATTTTTCTAACAAGGCACCCAAACGAATAGCACCTTCTTTAGCTGTTTTAACATATGGCAAAACCAACGTTAACATGGCTTCTTCATCGATACCATTATGCACTAGTGGATCATAGCCTAAAACTCGCGCATTTGTAGCAGTAGTTTCAGTTGAACTCATTCCAACGTTATACTCGTTGATACCAGCCTCTTCATACTGTCCATCACTTTGGTCAGCCTGTGGTGTAGCGGTGTAACGATAAGCGTGATCAGGTAGCGGTACTTTGACGCCGGTTGTAATTGAGATATAAACAGCATCAGTTTGATCTTTTGCTTCATGAGCAACAAATTTAATCGGATTAATTGGTGCATAACCGTCTTCATTACGGGCAACAATAGTGGAACCATCCATACTAGCGGCTTTACCAACTAGAATTTCAGTACAATCAGAACTTGTATTTTTCATTTACGTTCACTCCCTCTTTGATTACAAGTATAGGAGTATTGTTTGCTCTATACCAGAGGAATTATTAGAAAAATTATAATTTTTAATCAATCTAACGTATAGTGCTAGTTTGTTCTTTATTTTTTTAATTAATAATGAACAATTGTAAGTATTATAAAGAACCAGAAAAAATGGATTGCTCCTTTTCATAGACAACCTGTGAACAAGCTGAAAGTAAATTCAAAGTCTCATTATATCTTTTAACAACTTGTCGAAATTCAAGTCCAAGAATATACTAACTATAAGATTGACTCAAGGAGATTAAGATGACTAAAACAATTATGTTAGCTTGTGCTGGAGGTATGTCCACCTCGTTACTGGTTACTAAAATGATTGCAGCTGCTAAGGCTGAGAAAATTGATGTTAATATTTTTGCCACAGCCAGTTCTGCAATTCCCCTTGAGGCTGACACCCATCATCCTTCTGTTATCTTGCTTGGACCACAAATACAATTCTTATTAGATAATATTATTAAAGAAGTCGATGTCCCTGTTGAAGTAATTAATATGAAAGATTATGGCACAATGAACGGCAAAAACGTTCTGCACCAAGCAATGAAATTGATTAACTAATATTTGAAGTTAAATAGTCGAAAATTTTGAATATAGCAGTGTTACTATTTTTGCATAAAGTAAAAAACTCCAGCAATCCAAAATTGGATTACTGGAGTCTTTATTTTACCGAAATTTTATATTAAAGCACTTCAACAGATGCTGTTGTAACACCGTATGAAGGAATTTGGTTGTTTGGCATAGCAACGTCTAATTGGTTAGGGTTACTGTATGCAAATGTACCTGTATCGTTAACTGTTCTGATCAATACTGTACCATCAGAAAGTGTGATCTTAAGTGTTGTACCCTTAGGGAATACTGAAAGGTTAGCAGCAACACCACCATAACCCATGTTTGAACCTAATACAGCTGGATCATAGAATGAAATCTTGAATGTTCCTTGTGATGTACCAGTTTGAGTTGTTGTTTGTGTTTGTGTAGCACTTTGTGTTGTAGCTTGTGTTGCTTGTTGTGCAGGTGCTTGGTAACTTGTGTCTTCAGTAGCTGCTTGTGTTTGTGTAGCAGTTGTATTTGTTGTTGCAGGAGTTGTAACACCTGGTAATGTAACTGTTTCACCTGGGAAGATCAAGTCAAATCCGCCAATTTCACGGCCGTTTGCTTGTTCTAGTTCGGCGATTGTTACGCCAGCGTTAGCAGCGATACTCTTGTATGTATCACCTGCTTCAACTTGAACATGGTTACTGTCGAGTTGTACTG
Proteins encoded:
- a CDS encoding Rrf2 family transcriptional regulator, which codes for MRVSTRFSDSVHILAFIKIYQDQRLSSESIANSVETSPVVVRRLMSILRENGLIATKKGTAEPKLAKNPQDITLLDVYLATEGERQLFTLDTNTNPDCIVGGNIQKVLGTYYEDAKMAALRKFNSVSLQDIIETILVEQKAKEHNIH
- a CDS encoding SDR family oxidoreductase, which produces MNYLITGATGHLGGQIFKELIKLVPSTAVTAGVHTVSKAKHIAETGAGVAAIDFMKEETLVQAFTDKDVLIYIPSKSHDSFSRVSELENVIQAAQKAKVGHILAMGFIADQANNPFDLSAFYGYLPRRLASSGIPYTIVKNALYADPLVPYLPELIARQNVIYPMKDQALSFISLADSSKVFAKVAATKSLLIDGKIYTLTQEQNYTMPQLAEVLSKVSHAPIGYQPVSLKEFAELYNQGNEGHMLASMYDAGGKGLLNEISSDYQSIMGHPATSLFDFLTKEYQK
- a CDS encoding B3/4 domain-containing protein; the encoded protein is MQKIIIDQEFWDIFPEVEIAVMTAHDVDNHNDTNVPDNLIQDANEIAKKWVPDDPISANPVVKAWRDAYRKFKTKKGARNAVENLLKRAKNNKGVGNINPVVDVYNSVSLEYAFPIAAEDLDKIVGDVHLTVAKGGESFTPIGEDEVEEALPGEVVYRDDKDIISRCWAWRDSARVADTDDTKDLLFYMENIQPDRKDDHIAAANALKKRFHDYLNIDINDLTFLNKDNREFVFSK
- a CDS encoding NAD(P)H-dependent oxidoreductase, translated to MKTLVIVSHPEINNSQTQQFLLQGAKLQDVTWHHVEEISDLDVAQEQVLLRENDRIIFQFPLYWYAAPEGLKHWEDEVLTRNFVYGDGDDNLSDKEFGIVVSTGMPLKEFRRGGSENITIDQIMAPYFAIADRAKMKILPTFTIAQFQYMDEQQQMQLLIDYQRFLTQKYPDTLSNRQAWFEQEFADRFKNFNDTNCTECETVLNTFIQRREDLEQLKNTIDLIKQGEDE
- a CDS encoding ACT domain-containing protein, which gives rise to MEKYYIVDSSILPESFDRVIKARNLLETKKVHNVSEAVKEVGISRGTYYKYKDLVFLPDDDMTDRKAVISMMLHHEQGILSKVLVDISESNASILTINQNIPIHNIATVVISLDISHLNGTIDDLLDKLKLSDFVDNVRLISIE
- a CDS encoding alpha/beta fold hydrolase encodes the protein MKKIKWVILLFATIIIALGTEQKVSASAEQRQMPTLFFHGFGGTVHSMDYLIDQSQRDGFATRTLTIVVTPKGKVLSYDNWPKSAKNPEIQVLFKNNHESDYHHTAIWIDSILQFLHKKYGVTRFNAVAHSWGNNAIMYYLENYSQKKGQPQIDSLVNIAAPMQVLNRNIYRRNDWRYSSQLSKDFNTYVEPNSTIRNLHIRELNIMGQLSPADHFDKAVPVSSAKSLRRVFKGPKQSYQARLFTGPRAEHSALTRRNPRVLHDIEHFLWTRN
- a CDS encoding C69 family dipeptidase, translating into MKNTSSDCTEILVGKAASMDGSTIVARNEDGYAPINPIKFVAHEAKDQTDAVYISITTGVKVPLPDHAYRYTATPQADQSDGQYEEAGINEYNVGMSSTETTATNARVLGYDPLVHNGIDEEAMLTLVLPYVKTAKEGAIRLGALLEKYGTGECNSIAFNDKDEIWLLETAGGHHWAAMRLPDDTYAIVPNQTVMQEVDVNDTDNFLVATDLVEFVEKHHLNPQPGHFNFREIFGTQSEADAYYNTPRTWYGQKLFNPEIEQEPTAQDMPLLRKPDKKIAIEDVQYFLSSHYNGTKYDPFGTFASGTEKEQVQFRSIAMDRNQASSILQIRNDVDENHAAVQWLAMGLFAYSPYVPFYTNITDTPEDYKNTTNDVDINNVYWLEKTLSVMIEPHYHEYSDMIHAYLDGCQSYARQRIEVTDKVIDGFNDDVSGFLTESNLKTAAEISKRTHTLFDEIVKKGLNLSKTTWEKGQNL
- a CDS encoding PTS sugar transporter subunit IIB, whose translation is MTKTIMLACAGGMSTSLLVTKMIAAAKAEKIDVNIFATASSAIPLEADTHHPSVILLGPQIQFLLDNIIKEVDVPVEVINMKDYGTMNGKNVLHQAMKLIN
- a CDS encoding DPBB and LysM peptidoglycan-binding domain-containing protein produces the protein MKKVLSIALVSTMALTAIATSTKTAQAAVQLDSNHVQVEAGDTYKSIAANAGVTIAELEQANGREIGGFDLIFPGETVTLPGVTTPATTNTTATQTQAATEDTSYQAPAQQATQATTQSATQTQTTTQTGTSQGTFKISFYDPAVLGSNMGYGGVAANLSVFPKGTTLKITLSDGTVLIRTVNDTGTFAYSNPNQLDVAMPNNQIPSYGVTTASVEVL